One Mugil cephalus isolate CIBA_MC_2020 chromosome 8, CIBA_Mcephalus_1.1, whole genome shotgun sequence genomic window carries:
- the rorb gene encoding nuclear receptor ROR-beta, with protein MRAQIEVIPCKICGDKSSGIHYGVITCEGCKGFFRRSQQNNASYSCPRQRNCLIDRTNRNRCQHCRLQKCLALGMSRDAVKFGRMSKKQRDSLYAEVQKHQARLQEQRQQQTGEAEALARVYSSSLTNGLSTLNHEIGGTYANGHVIELPKGGHGNGGGVPGGYYGMDSTQPSPDQSGLDMSGMKHIKQEPVYDLTPVPNLFSYGGYQDSQLGPNNASMGELDRIAQNIIKSHLETCQYTTEELQQLAWQTHSYEEVKMYQSKPRDVLWQQCAIQITHAIQYVVEFAKRISGFMELCQNDQILLLKSGCLEVVLVRMCRAFNPLNNTVLFEGKYGGMQMFKALGCDDLVSAVFDFAKSLCSLQLTEEEIALFSAAVLISTDRPWLMEPRKVQKLQEKIYFALQHIMQKNHMDEDALAKLISRIPTLSALCTLHTEELQAFQQLHPETVNVLFPPLYKELFNPDPNSAMVMPK; from the exons ATGCGAG CCCAAATCGAAGTTATACCATGCAAAATCTGCGGAGACAAATCGTCAGGTATCCACTACGGCGTCATTACGTGTGAGGGATGTAAG GGTTTCTTCAGACGGAGTCAGCAGAACAATGCCTCCTACTCCTGCCCCCGCCAGAGGAACTGCCTCATCGACAGAACAAATCGCAACCGCTGCCAACACTGCCGCCTGCAGAAATGTCTTGCCCTAGGAATGTCCAGAGATG CGGTCAAATTTGGCCGCATGTCTAAGAAGCAACGTGACAGTCTGTACGCTGAGGTCCAGAAGCACCAGGCACGACTGCAGGAGCAGCGGCAACAGCAGACAGGAGAAGCAGAAGCTCTGGCACGTGTTTACTCGTCCAGCCTAACCAACGGACTGTCAACCCTTAACCACGAAATAGGGGGAACCTATGCCAATGGCCACGTCATTGAGCTACCCAAAGGTGGTCATGGTAATGGAGGAGGAGTCCCTGGGGGATACTACGGGATGGATTCCACCCAGCCATCTCCAGACCAGTCAGGTTTGGACATGTCGGGCATGAAGCACATTAAGCAGGAGCCGGTGTACGACCTGACGCCAGTACCCAACCTGTTCAGCTATGGAGGCTACCAGGACAGTCAGCTGGGGCCCAATAATGCCAGCATGGGGGAGCTGG ACCGCATTGCTCAGAATATCATCAAGTCTCACTTGGAGACATGTCAGTATAcaacagaggagctgcagcagctagCCTGGCAGACACATTCATACGAAGAGGTCAAGATGTACCAGAGCAAG CCAAGGGACGTGCTGTGGCAGCAGTGTGCCATCCAGATCACCCATGCAATCCAGTATGTGGTGGAGTTCGCCAAGCGGATCTCAGGGTTCATGGAACTGTGCCAGAACGACCAGATCCTCCTTCTCAAGTCAG GTTGTTTGGAGGTAGTCTTGGTGCGGATGTGCAGGGCGTTTAACCCTCTCAACAACACTGTGCTCTTTGAGGGCAAGTACGGAGGCATGCAAATGTTCAAAGCTCTAG GTTGTGATGACTTAGTGAGCGCAGTGTTTGACTTTGCCAAGAGTTTGTGTTCACTGcagctgacagaggaggagatcgCTCTATTCTCAGCTGCTGTACTAATTTCCACAG ATCGGCCATGGCTGATGGAGCCTCGGAAGGTccagaagctccaggagaagaTCTACTTTGCTCTGCAGCACATTATGCAGAAGAACCACATGGACGAAGATGCACTGGCTAAG CTCATCAGCCGAATCCCAACACTGTCAGCCTTGTGCACACTCCATACCGAGGAGCTTCAGGCCTTCCAGCAACTCCACCCAGAAACAGTCAACGTCCTCTTTCCACCACTCTACAAAGAACTATTCAACCCTGACCCCAACTCTGCCATGGTCATGCCCAAGTGA